The Geotalea uraniireducens Rf4 genome window below encodes:
- a CDS encoding diguanylate cyclase, which yields MSTHIWPKPFNYFSNVKLFLVSLCVILSLFVIAVAYFLYSRTDSLLLLRVREQAAAYSDLINYSKLWNYDYGGVYVEKKAGVDSNTYLKKLGINPDVRAEGGRTFTMRNHAIMIKEISLRSEKEDGVRFRITSLKPIDKDNAPDAMEREALGQFEKGKNEVYHLERQTDKGPLFHYLRPLYAEQSCLECHRSQGYKIGSVMGALSVTIPVVTLIRETDTDKLMIVAATIGTIGLLLGITYFLTWRLVLNLDMAQKHLKRLASTDELTGLKNRRQIMKRLDEEYQRAIRLGEPLCLIMLDLDHFKKINDTYGHPFGDLVLKCVAGHMKKALRRYDVLGRIGGEEFLIVSPGTTREEAVVLAQRLRSTVEMEKIAYEDKKVTITVSCGVAFLYKGDDNVEILLKRADSALYIAKQEGRNRVVAI from the coding sequence ATGTCGACACATATATGGCCGAAGCCATTCAACTATTTCAGCAATGTAAAGCTTTTCCTCGTCAGCCTGTGCGTGATCCTCTCTCTCTTTGTAATTGCTGTCGCTTACTTTCTCTATTCCAGAACCGATAGTCTTCTTTTACTGCGTGTCAGGGAGCAAGCGGCTGCCTATTCCGACCTGATAAATTACAGTAAACTGTGGAACTATGACTATGGTGGCGTATATGTGGAGAAAAAAGCGGGCGTGGATTCAAACACCTACCTGAAAAAACTCGGCATCAATCCCGATGTGCGGGCTGAAGGGGGGAGGACCTTCACCATGCGCAACCACGCCATCATGATAAAGGAAATCTCCCTGCGGAGCGAAAAGGAGGATGGCGTCAGGTTCCGCATAACCAGCCTGAAGCCGATCGATAAGGACAATGCCCCCGATGCCATGGAGAGGGAGGCGCTTGGGCAGTTCGAAAAAGGGAAAAATGAGGTGTATCACCTGGAGCGGCAAACGGACAAAGGCCCTCTGTTTCATTATCTGCGCCCCCTTTATGCCGAGCAGTCATGTCTTGAATGTCACAGATCGCAAGGATACAAAATCGGCAGCGTTATGGGAGCACTCAGTGTAACCATTCCTGTCGTCACGCTCATCAGGGAAACGGACACCGACAAGCTGATGATAGTGGCGGCGACGATAGGGACCATCGGTCTTCTTCTGGGGATAACGTATTTTCTTACCTGGCGGCTCGTGCTTAATCTGGACATGGCACAGAAGCACCTGAAGAGGCTTGCGTCCACCGATGAGCTGACCGGTTTGAAAAATCGGCGCCAGATAATGAAACGTTTGGATGAAGAGTATCAGCGTGCCATTCGCCTGGGAGAACCGCTCTGCCTCATCATGCTCGATCTTGATCACTTCAAGAAGATCAACGATACTTATGGCCACCCTTTCGGCGATCTGGTGTTAAAATGCGTGGCGGGGCACATGAAAAAGGCCCTGCGCCGTTATGATGTCCTTGGCAGGATTGGCGGCGAGGAGTTTCTGATCGTGTCTCCCGGTACGACACGCGAAGAGGCCGTTGTCCTGGCGCAACGGCTGCGAAGCACTGTCGAGATGGAAAAGATAGCCTATGAGGACAAAAAGGTAACCATCACCGTGAGTTGCGGCGTTGCGTTCTTATATAAAGGA